The following are encoded in a window of Peromyscus maniculatus bairdii isolate BWxNUB_F1_BW_parent chromosome X, HU_Pman_BW_mat_3.1, whole genome shotgun sequence genomic DNA:
- the Tlr8 gene encoding toll-like receptor 8 → MSLQPWILTYFCLLTSGASGSFFKANYSRSYPCDEKRHKALVIAECNERRLQEVPQTIGKYVTEIDLSDNFITHITSKSFQELQNLTKINLNRNANQQHPNENKNGMNITDGAFLNLRNLKELLLEDNQLDAMPAGLPESLTELSLIQNNIIMVTKNNTLGLRNLERLYLGWNCYFYCNQNFIVEDGAFQNLTRLKELSLSFNSLVHVPPKLPSSLTKLFLSNAKIMNITEEDFKGLEQLIVLDLSGNCPMCFNAPFNCTPCRINSSLNIHRFAFRSLTQLRYLNLSSTSLQSIPSTWFDNLTNLKELYLEFNYLVQEIASGEFLTKLPSLQVLDLSFNFQHEKHLQSITISPNFSMLHSLKKLHLKGYVFRELKREHFKPLQSLPNLTTINLGINFITKIDFKVFQDFPNLKVIYLSGNRISPPVDCTNSASLPNHILKPRSIVPEFDPHLNFYHSTKPLMKKQCTNYGKALDLSLNNIFFIGKNQFEGFQDIACLNLSFNANNQVLNGTEFSAMPHIKYLDLSNNRLDFDDNKAFSELHNLEVLDLSHNAHYFSIAGVTHRLGFIQNLTNLTVLNLSYNGIYTLTEDKELKSMSLKELVFSGNRLDLLWNADDNSYWTIFRNLQNLTHLDLSYNNLQQIPNEAFLSLPQSLKELRVSGNKLRFFNWTSLQHFPQLYLLDLRRNKLYFLSNCLSKFTHSLKTLLLGHNKFSHLPSGFLAEASSLVHLDLSFNMIKMINKSSLQTKTKTNLSVLELSGNHFDCTCDISDFRIWIDENVNITIPRLVDVICSSPGDQKGKSIMSLELMTCLSDTTAAILFSLTFLITSVVMLTALVHRLFYWDVWFIYHMCSAKLRGYRSLATSRTFYDAYISYDTKDVSVTDWVINELRYHLEESEDKNVLLCLEERDWDPGLAIIDNLMQSINQSKKTIFVLTKKYAKSWNFKTAFYLALQRLMDENMDVIIFILLEPVLQYSQYLRLRQRICKSSILQWPDNPKAENLFWQSLKNVVLTENDSRYNNLYTDSIRQY, encoded by the coding sequence ATGTCCCTTCAGCCATGGATTCTGACCTACTTTTGCCTGCTCACCTCTGGAGCCAGTGGGTCCTTTTTCAAAGCAAATTATTCCAGAAGCTATCCCTGTGATGAGAAAAGACATAAGGCCCTTGTGATTGCAGAATGCAATGAACGTCGACTACAAGAAGTTCCCCAAACTATAGGCAAATACGTGACAGAAATAGACTTGTCCGACAATTTCATCACGCACATAACAAGCAAGTCCTTTCAAGAGCTGCAGAACCTCACTAAAATAAATCTGAACCGCAATGCCAACCAACAGCacccaaatgaaaataaaaatggtatGAATATTACAGATGGGGCATTCCTTAACCTACGTAATCTAAAGGAGTTACTGCTTGAAGACAACCAGTTAGACGCTATGCCTGCTGGCTTGCCTGAGTCTTTGACAGAACTTAGCCTGATTCAAAACAATATAATTATGGTAACTAAAAACAACACTCTGGGGCTTAGGAACTTGGAAAGACTCTATTTGGGTTGGAACTGCTATTTTTATTGTAATCAAAACTTCATTGTGGAAGATGGGGCATTTCAAAACCTTACACGTTTGAAAGAGCTCTCGTTATCTTTCAACAGTCTTGTCCATGTGCCTCCCAAACTACCAAGCTCCCTAACAAAACTTTTTCTGAGCAATGCCAAGATCATGAATATAACTGAGGAAGACTTCAAGGGACTGGAACAATTAATAGTACTAGATTTGAGTGGAAACTGTCCAATGTGTTTCAATGCCCCATTTAATTGTACACCTTGCAGAATAAACTCGTCCCTCAACATACATCGTTTTGCTTTTCGAAGTCTCACCCAACTTCGCTATCTAAACCTCTCCAGCACTTCCCTCCAGTCGATTCCTTCCACCTGGTTTGACAATTTGACAAATCTGAAGGAACTCTATCTTGAATTCAACTATTTAGTGCAAGAAATTGCCTCAGGGGAATTCTTAACAAAACTACCCAGTTTACAAGTCCTTGATCTATCTTTCAACTTTCAACATGAAAAACATTTACAATCTATTACTATTTCCCCAAACTTCTCTATGCTTCATTCTCTCAAGAAATTGCACTTAAAGGGCTATGTGTTCCGAGAACTTAAACGGGAACATTTCAAGCCCCTCCAGAGTCTTCCAAACTTAACGACTATCAACTTGGGCATTAACTTTATTacaaaaattgattttaaagttTTCCAAGATTTTCCCAATCTTAAAGTTATTTACTTGTCAGGAAACCGTATATCACCTCCAGTAGATTGTACAAACAGCGCCTCTTTGCCAAATCATATTCTTAAACCTCGCTCAATagtccctgagtttgatccacacTTGAATTTTTATCATAGCACCAAACCTTTAATGAAAAAACAGTGTACTAATTATGGCAAGGCCTTGGATTTAAGCTTgaacaatattttctttattgggaAAAATCAGTTTGAAGGTTTTCAGGACATTGCCTGCTTAAATCTGTCCTTCAATGCCAACAATCAAGTGTTGAATGGCACAGAATTCTCAGCCATGCCCCACATCAAATATTTGGATTTATCCAACAACAGATTAGACTTTGATGATAACAAGGCTTTCAGTGAGCTTCACAACCTAGAAGTGCTTGACCTGAGCCACAATGCACACTATTTCAGTATTGCAGGGGTAACACACCGTCTAGGATTTATCCAGAACTTAACAAACCTCACGGTGTTAAACCTGAGCTACAATGGCATTTACACCCTCACAGAGGACAAAGAGCTGAAAAGCATGTCCCTGAAAGAATTGGTTTTTAGCGGAAACCGCCTTGACCTTTTGTGGAATGCAGATGATAACAGCTACTGGACCATTTTCAGAAATCTCCAGAATCTGACACACCTGGACTTATCTTACAATAACCTTCAACAAATCCCAAATGAAGCATTCCTCAGCTTGCCCCAGAGCCTCAAAGAGTTACGTGTCAGTGGTAACAAGCTACGTTTCTTTAACTGGACATCACTCCAGCATTTTCCTCAGCTCTATTTGCTGGACTTGCGGAGAAACAAGCTGTATTTTCTAAGCAATTGCCTATCTAAGTTTACACATTCCCTGAAGACACTGCTGCTGGGTCACAATAAGTTCTCTCACCTGCCCTCTGGCTTCCTCGCTGAAGCCAGTAGTCTGGTGCACCTGGATCTAAGTTTCAACATGATAAAGATGATCAATAAGTCCTCCCTGCAAACTAAGACTAAAACAAACTTGTCTGTTCTAGAACTAAGTGGGAACCATTTTGACTGCACATGTGACATAAGTGATTTTCGAATCTGGATAGATGAAAATGTGAATATCACAATTCCTAGACTGGTAGATGTTATTTGTtccagtcctggggatcaaaaaGGAAAGAGTATCATGAGTCTAGAGCTCATGACTTGTCTTTCGGATACCACTGCAGCGATCCTGTTTTCCCTCACATTCCTTATCACCTCTGTGGTTATGTTGACTGCCTTGGTTCATCGTCTGTTTTACTGGGATGTTTGGTTTATCTATCACATGTGTTCAGCGAAGTTAAGAGGCTACAGGTCTTTGGCCACATCCCGAACTTTCTATGATGCTTACATTTCTTATGACACCAAAGATGTGTCTGTTACTGACTGGGTAATCAATGAGCTTCGCTACCACCTTGAAGAGAGTGAAGACAAAAATGTCCTCCTTTGCTTAGAGGAGAGGGATTGGGATCCGGGATTAGCCATTATCGATAACCTCATGCAGAGCATAAACCAGAGCAAGAAAACAATCTTTGTTTTAACCAAAAAATATGCCAAGAGCTGGAACTTTAAAACGGCTTTCTACTTGGCCTTGCAAAGGCTGATGGATGAGAACATGGATGTGATTATCTTCATTCTCCTAGAACCTGTGTTACAGTACTCACAGTACCTGAGACTGCGGCAGAGAATCTGTAAGAGCTCCATCCTCCAGTGGCCTGACAACCCCAAAGCAGAaaacttgttttggcaaagtctAAAAAACGTGGTCTTGACTGAAAATGATTCACGGTATAACAATTTGTACACTGATTCCATTAGGCAATACTAA